Proteins encoded within one genomic window of Fibrobacter succinogenes:
- the rph gene encoding ribonuclease PH, which translates to MSYTRTDRKPEEYRNLKMTTGFISSADGSVLIEMGRTRVICNATLLPKVPDWLAGRGTGWITAEYSLLPQSTGKRVERERKGASGRTQEIQRLVGRSLRGAADLAALGENAIVVDCDVIEADGGTRTASIIGGFVALAIAVKKIKERLGITQQVLKHGITAISVGVVNGNPLCDLCYVEDSAADVDMNVVMQDAKNFIEVQGTGEHASFDRAMLNKLLDLGENACKDIYKKQMELIGGELP; encoded by the coding sequence ATGTCCTACACACGAACTGACAGAAAACCTGAAGAATATCGCAATCTCAAGATGACCACGGGCTTTATTTCGAGCGCCGACGGTTCCGTTCTCATCGAAATGGGACGTACCCGCGTCATCTGCAACGCAACGCTCCTCCCGAAAGTTCCGGACTGGCTTGCCGGACGCGGCACAGGCTGGATTACGGCTGAATACAGCCTGCTCCCGCAGAGCACGGGCAAACGCGTGGAACGCGAGCGCAAGGGCGCAAGCGGCCGTACGCAAGAAATCCAGCGCTTGGTAGGCCGCTCGCTGCGCGGCGCAGCCGACCTTGCAGCCCTCGGCGAGAACGCCATCGTGGTCGACTGCGACGTGATCGAAGCCGACGGCGGCACACGTACCGCAAGCATCATCGGCGGCTTCGTAGCCCTTGCCATTGCAGTGAAGAAAATTAAAGAACGCCTCGGCATCACGCAGCAGGTCCTAAAGCACGGTATCACAGCGATTTCCGTGGGCGTCGTGAATGGCAATCCGCTTTGCGACCTCTGCTATGTCGAAGACTCTGCCGCCGACGTCGACATGAACGTCGTCATGCAGGACGCAAAAAACTTCATCGAAGTCCAAGGCACCGGCGAGCACGCGAGCTTTGACCGCGCCATGCTCAACAAGCTTCTCGACCTCGGCGAAAACGCCTGCAAGGATATCTACAAAAAACAGATGGAACTCATCGGCGGCGAACTGCCGTAA
- a CDS encoding C40 family peptidase, translating into MVLSSCAFPVRPGYDRKSGSYKRYRVPKKEIVEADTTTVNAQEELVQEEILAAASKNTGKLQMNAADSTDTFAQDSTVSNAANSGNNKSIVNDSSTNIASANNGAVREKQKQDSSQVRNSDTTKTAVNATAKATEKKTEKTVVPKTTNTAKKQTKTATKPTNLEKYAKEWLGAKYVYGAASKKKTDCSGYVMQVYKGFYGISLDHNAQRIYDDGRGYSIKRNKLQEGDLVFFGNFWKISHVGIYLKGNRFIHASTSKGVVITSMDDNYWASKYKGARRFK; encoded by the coding sequence TTGGTTCTTTCAAGCTGCGCTTTTCCTGTACGCCCAGGATACGACCGAAAGAGCGGTTCTTACAAGCGCTACAGAGTCCCGAAAAAAGAAATCGTAGAAGCAGACACCACCACGGTAAACGCGCAAGAGGAATTGGTTCAAGAAGAAATTCTTGCAGCAGCCTCCAAAAACACGGGTAAGTTGCAGATGAACGCGGCCGATTCTACCGACACGTTCGCACAAGATTCTACAGTGAGCAACGCCGCTAATTCCGGCAACAACAAATCCATCGTCAACGATTCCAGCACTAATATCGCCAGCGCCAATAACGGGGCTGTCAGGGAAAAACAAAAGCAAGACAGCTCTCAAGTTCGAAACAGCGATACTACAAAAACCGCTGTAAACGCAACCGCAAAAGCAACAGAAAAGAAGACTGAAAAAACGGTCGTTCCAAAGACAACCAACACAGCGAAAAAGCAAACGAAAACCGCTACAAAGCCGACGAATTTAGAGAAGTACGCCAAAGAATGGCTTGGTGCAAAGTACGTTTACGGAGCAGCAAGCAAAAAAAAGACAGACTGCTCCGGCTACGTGATGCAAGTCTACAAAGGGTTTTACGGGATATCACTCGACCACAACGCTCAACGCATCTATGACGATGGTCGCGGCTACTCCATCAAGCGCAACAAATTACAAGAAGGCGACCTCGTATTTTTCGGAAACTTCTGGAAAATCAGTCACGTTGGAATTTATTTAAAAGGGAACCGTTTCATCCACGCCAGCACAAGTAAAGGTGTGGTAATCACATCTATGGACGATAATTATTGGGCGTCTAAATACAAAGGTGCAAGACGATTTAAATAA
- a CDS encoding prephenate dehydratase, producing MKKIAFQGRRGAYSESAAYHLFGNDIEVVPMDTFEQIFQGIETGVVDGGAIPIENSTAGSIYDNYDLLYKWRHPIVAEVKLQIEHTLCALPGTKIEDLTEVLSHPQGLAQCSRFFGQHPNIKSTAFYDTAGSAEEIAKRGDKHIGAIASAYAAKFYGLDILKQGLENLPGVNFTRFYAIQKAAIELPEFSASDASKPPIKTTLLFMLNDSSKSGALYEALGCFAKRNLNLTRIESRPHPDRPWEYIFHLSFEGNPKDPNVVEALKELQQYTDFIYRLGSFREGTTEKLSY from the coding sequence ATGAAGAAAATCGCATTTCAAGGCCGCCGCGGGGCCTACAGCGAAAGTGCCGCGTACCATCTTTTTGGAAACGATATCGAAGTCGTACCGATGGACACGTTCGAACAGATTTTCCAAGGCATCGAGACTGGTGTTGTGGATGGCGGTGCAATCCCTATCGAGAATTCTACGGCAGGTTCTATTTACGACAACTACGACTTGCTTTACAAGTGGCGCCACCCGATTGTCGCCGAAGTCAAGTTGCAGATTGAGCACACGCTTTGCGCCTTGCCCGGCACAAAAATAGAAGACCTCACCGAAGTGTTAAGCCACCCGCAAGGCCTTGCACAATGCAGCCGCTTTTTCGGACAGCACCCGAACATCAAGAGTACTGCATTCTACGATACCGCAGGCAGCGCCGAAGAAATCGCCAAGCGCGGCGACAAGCATATAGGCGCTATCGCAAGCGCTTATGCCGCCAAGTTCTATGGTCTTGACATTCTCAAACAAGGGCTCGAAAACTTGCCGGGCGTGAACTTCACGCGTTTTTACGCCATTCAGAAAGCTGCAATTGAACTGCCGGAATTTTCGGCAAGCGATGCAAGCAAGCCGCCCATCAAGACTACACTCTTGTTCATGTTGAACGATTCCAGCAAGTCTGGCGCTTTGTACGAAGCTCTCGGTTGCTTTGCCAAGCGCAACTTGAACCTCACCCGCATCGAAAGCCGTCCGCATCCAGACCGTCCGTGGGAATACATTTTCCACCTTTCGTTCGAAGGAAACCCGAAGGACCCGAACGTGGTTGAAGCGCTCAAGGAACTCCAGCAATATACAGACTTTATCTACAGACTCGGAAGCTTCCGCGAAGGAACAACGGAGAAGTTGAGTTATTAA